TGGTTGTAGTAAatcataaattaaaatttttagtgATCTTaaaatttattcgaaatttgtttcttttgttttgaagaaaaaaaaatatttcatatggTCTTTCCGCGCATGTGTACAATGTAATAAAAATGCATGATAACAATTACACCATAATATCATGAAATTCATTCATAAGAATTATTCTAGTAGTAGATATTAGCACGTCCTAAATCAGAGCAAGTGTCCCGACAACTCTCCTCACTAATCTTAACACATAGTACAGATaatcaattttcctttttcttcagtagCTGTTGTCATTTATATACAtttataataatgataattaacattataattattttttggGTTTTGGTATTCCAATCGATGTCAACTTTTCCCCTCCAGGTGTTTAGGTGTGTCGGCGTATGTGAACTTTAGTTTAAATGCTTCCGCAACTAGAACACTTATATGTCGATCAGCCCAATTGTGTGTTGGAAGATTTTGGAGTAAAAGCATTAATCCCTGCAGTAAAAACTACTATGTAGACCCGCGATATCTTCAAACAATGCGACAAACCAAATTACCTGAAAATCTTTCTGCTGAAGTAGTTGCTCGCGCCAGTGCAAAAGGAATGCTGCACAGACATACAAATGAAATACTGCAAAACCATCAGACTCCGCTAGATATGTATCCCACAACCTTATCGTACAGTGCAAAGGTAATTCTCTAGTCAATAAGTTATTCATCCAACGAAAAGAAAATTGTAAATAGTCTACACCGTGCAATTGTAAATGTTTATGTAGGGTACCTAGAAATTAAGGAGGAAAATTCGGTCATGTGATATATATCATTAAAAACGTAGTAAACTTACCATCAATTCGTTGAATTAAATCTTTCAATTGGTTCACCTTAGCTTGAATACCAAGCTGGGCAAAAATATAATTATCTTGAATACaatctagaaattttgagagacaCCAAAACGAATCTGCTTCAATTGAATTACGACTTTCCAATGACAAATCCTCTAATTGTACATTCTCGAGTTCTTTATCTACGTGTGAGAAAGTAAATAATTTCAATAAACAACACTATCTTCAAATTAAAACGTGAGCCGACGTATTCACCTGGTCCAATGATTTCTTGTAGAAATACAATGAAAAATGGGGTGACTAAGTCGTTGATGCCTTGAACATAGCCCGAGGCTGGATGGCGTATTGCCCATATAAACAGTATACGCTCAAACATATCTTGAACAGCTttttgttgaaataaaggtaCGTGGGGATTCATTCTTGGCACATCTATATGAATCTGAATTATTGCATAAAACAATTAATCGATATGTTGGGATTTCCTTTCGCAAATTCATTTTCTTACTTGTCTATATGTATCCTGCTGAGCTTCATCCCTGCTATCGATTCGAAAGTATTGTGCTACTAAATTGTGATAATCCAATCGCTTTCG
The DNA window shown above is from Hermetia illucens chromosome 5, iHerIll2.2.curated.20191125, whole genome shotgun sequence and carries:
- the LOC119657862 gene encoding TBC1 domain family member 22B — protein: MLRYARTMDSNHESSSSFWRNNGRAVPGRPSPKKDQKVAAHTAKVGKGQLGSFQDYQQSVSDAWDLGDDEFCIITGIADTKISKRASQSAAFNVIQTHRTGVSAGMPRNQEAGVKNHHDDNDPEKENDAKHKEHLGDNGVQHLEDHSQNASSDYSHGTRLKFRQFHAYPGRPQLQKLSSSSSCDAEYESKIEKFSPLLDAALLDLIALKKLSWSGIPKKVRAVTWRLLSEYLPTSLERRDSVLERKRLDYHNLVAQYFRIDSRDEAQQDTYRQIHIDVPRMNPHVPLFQQKAVQDMFERILFIWAIRHPASGYVQGINDLVTPFFIVFLQEIIGPDKELENVQLEDLSLESRNSIEADSFWCLSKFLDCIQDNYIFAQLGIQAKVNQLKDLIQRIDGTLHKHLQLHGVDYLQFSFRWMNNLLTRELPLHCTIRLWDTYLAESDGFAVFHLYVCAAFLLHWREQLLQQKDFQGLMLLLQNLPTHNWADRHISVLVAEAFKLKFTYADTPKHLEGKS